From Cellulomonas dongxiuzhuiae, the proteins below share one genomic window:
- a CDS encoding ATP-binding protein → MGGTSPALQLDALEVAVRRRGSGWADAPAARAALDALTADAPGLDALAPALDDLADACALDPFDQRVVAVALLAEAHPVAHLLLGLLTGDGAAGLPTLALAVELAGASVLDPGAHARLAPGAALGLAGLLRLVGGGTFATTRVGLQPRVVAHLLGRRDVAPSVRGLLGEAVPADVVGYAEVAAALDDDEPLVWVHAPVGAAGTGLAVAACRALDVGCVVVDLDRLPAGGDGPDRATALAAVRAAQLEAVLARSVLVLAGAHTVGPDLVRLVADGAVPVVAVGATVWDPRWAPSLPPTVTAGRLTLAQRAERWALMTGHDVATPDVVSLRMTPEEIVKVGRRARADAGRDHRAVQVDDVRRTARRLGGVAGSRVRTQGTSATLDDLVLPVHTRREVERLVAWARHRDDVLALGDLHGKGGKGTGISALFSGSPGTGKTLAAHVVADTLNMDLFQVDLSSVVDKYIGETEKNLERVFGQAESLNAVLFFDEADALFGSRSAVSDAKDRYANQEVAYLLQRMEAAEGLTILATNLRGNLDPAFARRLHFMIHFPDPDVPTRRALWEHHLAQLPGTDPDDPVDLDLLAETVDVCGGDIRNVVLGATYDAVTDGTPLGMRHVRAATLREIAKLGRRLTDARW, encoded by the coding sequence GTGGGTGGCACGTCGCCGGCGCTGCAGCTCGACGCGCTGGAGGTGGCCGTGCGACGCCGCGGCAGCGGCTGGGCCGACGCGCCCGCCGCACGCGCGGCGCTCGACGCCCTGACCGCCGACGCACCCGGTCTGGACGCGCTGGCCCCCGCCCTCGACGACCTCGCCGACGCGTGCGCGCTCGACCCGTTCGACCAGCGGGTCGTGGCCGTCGCCCTGCTCGCCGAGGCGCACCCCGTCGCCCACCTGCTGCTCGGGCTGCTCACCGGTGACGGCGCGGCCGGCCTGCCGACGCTCGCGCTCGCGGTCGAGCTCGCGGGGGCGTCCGTCCTGGACCCGGGGGCGCACGCCCGCCTGGCGCCCGGTGCGGCCCTGGGCCTGGCCGGGCTCCTGCGGCTCGTCGGCGGCGGGACCTTCGCGACCACGCGGGTGGGCCTGCAGCCGCGGGTCGTCGCGCACCTCCTGGGTCGTCGGGACGTGGCGCCGAGCGTGCGCGGGCTGCTCGGGGAGGCGGTGCCGGCCGACGTCGTCGGGTACGCCGAGGTCGCCGCGGCGCTGGACGACGACGAGCCCCTGGTGTGGGTGCACGCACCCGTCGGTGCCGCCGGCACCGGCCTGGCCGTGGCCGCGTGCCGCGCGCTGGACGTCGGGTGCGTCGTCGTCGACCTGGACCGGCTGCCCGCGGGCGGTGACGGGCCGGACCGGGCGACGGCCCTCGCCGCGGTCCGCGCGGCCCAGCTCGAGGCGGTGCTGGCCCGCAGCGTGCTGGTCCTCGCCGGGGCGCACACCGTCGGGCCCGACCTCGTGCGGCTCGTCGCGGACGGGGCCGTGCCGGTCGTCGCCGTCGGTGCGACCGTGTGGGACCCGCGCTGGGCGCCGTCCCTGCCGCCGACCGTCACCGCCGGTCGCCTCACCCTCGCGCAGCGCGCCGAGCGGTGGGCGCTCATGACCGGGCACGACGTCGCGACCCCCGACGTCGTGTCGCTGCGCATGACCCCGGAGGAGATCGTCAAGGTCGGCCGCCGGGCGCGCGCCGACGCCGGGCGCGATCACCGCGCCGTGCAGGTCGACGACGTGCGGCGCACCGCGCGGCGCCTCGGCGGCGTGGCGGGGTCGCGCGTGCGCACGCAGGGCACGTCCGCGACGCTCGACGACCTCGTGCTGCCCGTGCACACGCGACGCGAGGTCGAGCGCCTGGTCGCCTGGGCGCGGCACCGCGACGACGTCCTGGCCCTGGGCGACCTGCACGGCAAGGGCGGCAAGGGCACCGGCATCAGCGCGCTGTTCTCCGGGAGCCCCGGCACCGGCAAGACCCTCGCCGCGCACGTCGTGGCCGACACGCTCAACATGGACCTGTTCCAGGTCGACCTGTCCTCGGTGGTCGACAAGTACATCGGGGAGACGGAGAAGAACCTCGAGCGCGTGTTCGGGCAGGCCGAGTCGCTCAACGCCGTGCTGTTCTTCGACGAGGCCGACGCGCTGTTCGGGTCCCGGTCGGCGGTCAGCGACGCCAAGGACCGCTACGCCAACCAGGAGGTGGCCTACCTCCTGCAGCGCATGGAGGCCGCCGAGGGCCTGACGATCCTCGCGACCAACCTGCGGGGGAACCTCGACCCGGCCTTCGCCCGGCGCCTGCACTTCATGATCCACTTCCCGGACCCGGACGTGCCGACGCGCCGCGCGCTGTGGGAGCACCACCTGGCGCAGCTGCCGGGCACGGACCCGGACGACCCGGTCGACCTCGACCTGCTGGCCGAGACCGTCGACGTGTGCGGCGGCGACATCCGCAACGTCGTGCTGGGCGCCACGTACGACGCGGTCACCGACGGCACCCCCCTGGGGATGCGGCACGTGCGCGCGGCGACCCTGCGGGAGATCGCGAAGCTCGGGCGACGCCTCACCGACGCGCGGTGGTGA
- a CDS encoding DUF4255 domain-containing protein — MLIPAVQDGLERLLRASLPLPTEQGDVVFDAPTSTWSATVNRLTVNLFLYDVARSGQPARMDAPVRHTDGTVVRRRFPLPMVELSFLVSAWAGSTRDEHQLLGDVLTRLLAHPTVPAEHAPAALESSVQLAVATDERNRPRDLWTSLGGQVRASFTLVTTVAADAYPWRDAPTAVAGVETRLSRRMPEHR, encoded by the coding sequence GTGCTCATCCCCGCCGTGCAGGACGGGCTCGAGCGGCTGCTGCGCGCCTCGCTGCCGCTGCCCACCGAGCAGGGCGACGTCGTCTTCGACGCACCCACCTCGACGTGGTCGGCCACCGTGAACCGCCTGACGGTCAACCTCTTCCTGTACGACGTGGCGCGCTCGGGCCAGCCCGCGCGCATGGACGCGCCGGTGCGGCACACGGACGGCACGGTCGTGCGCCGTCGCTTCCCCCTGCCGATGGTCGAGCTGAGCTTCCTCGTCAGCGCGTGGGCCGGGTCGACGCGCGACGAGCACCAGCTGCTCGGCGACGTCCTGACGCGCCTGCTCGCGCACCCGACCGTGCCGGCCGAGCACGCGCCGGCCGCGCTGGAGTCGTCGGTCCAGCTGGCGGTCGCGACCGACGAGCGCAACCGTCCGCGCGACCTGTGGACGTCGCTCGGCGGGCAGGTCAGGGCGTCGTTCACGCTCGTCACGACCGTGGCGGCGGACGCCTACCCGTGGCGGGACGCGCCGACGGCGGTGGCCGGCGTCGAGACGCGGCTGTCGCGCCGCATGCCCGAGCACCGATGA
- a CDS encoding carboxypeptidase-like regulatory domain-containing protein, producing MRAVSAPSALEVAPGGTGTVPLEVQNTSGVIDELTVQVLGVPPDAVDASPSRVVLFPDATAHVQLTFRLPETFPAGTHVLSVVLTGRAGGAAPAPLPVELTVPARPAARLGAAPTLARARRRAAYTVQATNTGNVPLDLALRTVDTDRALTVTLTPSTLHVPVAGATSSTVVVHAPRRLLGSDQDRAVRVEAVGVGDDAATGGVLLTLRHRPLVGRGAVTALVLLAILAAWAAAMWFGMRMALGAEPVGKVAAGSFYAATVGAGAAPDGALAKDGAVAAAVGATLTGTVTSAVDGQGVGRLTVDALRRSRDGLVVVSSAATQADGTYTMSGLFPGAYLVRVQAEGYTTLWYPASPDETAARAVQAPAQKTTEGVDLRVEGDPASLTGTVDVGQTTREVTVDVTATAAWDGADPTLTWTTTTQGGTYLFEGLPAPGTYALTFTAEGYAPTTTTERVLGGQERIATAVTLGAGTGQVAGVVTDGVNRLGGVTVTTTVDGEEVQVGTPTVGDVGRFVLPALPTPATYVLTFTRAGYGTQTLVVDLGAGEQRDDVRAALPAGAGTVRGRVVDPTGAGLGGVQVAAGGAAGATTTLTAGDVGAFTLAGVGAGELTLTFTKPGYTSTTVAVDAAGGTAGTVTLRPAVGTVTGRVLRGSTGVAGLTVRATDGAEVRTTTSAQSGALGAGTYALEGLHAGRWTVSVLDADGRVLATTLVTVGGGASARTDLTVPGS from the coding sequence ATGAGGGCGGTCAGCGCACCCAGCGCCCTGGAGGTCGCGCCAGGCGGCACGGGGACGGTCCCGCTGGAGGTGCAGAACACCTCGGGCGTCATCGACGAGCTGACCGTCCAGGTCCTCGGCGTGCCCCCGGACGCGGTCGACGCGAGCCCGAGCCGTGTCGTGCTCTTCCCCGACGCGACGGCGCACGTGCAGCTCACCTTCCGCCTCCCCGAGACGTTCCCGGCGGGCACGCACGTGCTCTCGGTCGTGCTGACCGGGCGTGCCGGCGGTGCGGCGCCCGCCCCCCTGCCGGTCGAGCTGACCGTGCCCGCGCGCCCGGCCGCGCGGCTCGGCGCCGCGCCCACGCTCGCGCGCGCGCGACGGCGCGCCGCCTACACGGTGCAGGCCACCAACACCGGCAACGTGCCCTTGGACCTGGCGCTGCGGACCGTCGACACCGACCGCGCGCTCACCGTGACCCTCACACCCTCGACCCTGCACGTGCCCGTGGCCGGGGCCACCAGCAGCACGGTCGTGGTGCACGCACCGCGCCGGCTGCTCGGGTCCGACCAGGACCGCGCGGTGCGGGTCGAGGCGGTGGGCGTCGGGGACGACGCCGCGACCGGGGGCGTCCTGCTGACCCTGCGGCACCGGCCGCTGGTCGGCCGCGGCGCCGTGACCGCGCTCGTGCTGCTCGCGATCCTCGCGGCGTGGGCCGCGGCCATGTGGTTCGGCATGCGCATGGCGCTGGGCGCCGAGCCCGTCGGCAAGGTCGCCGCCGGGTCCTTCTACGCCGCGACCGTGGGTGCCGGTGCCGCACCGGACGGCGCGCTCGCCAAGGACGGCGCCGTCGCGGCGGCGGTGGGCGCGACGCTCACCGGCACGGTGACCTCCGCGGTCGACGGCCAGGGCGTCGGGCGGCTGACGGTCGACGCGCTGCGACGCTCGCGCGACGGCCTCGTCGTGGTGTCCTCGGCCGCGACGCAGGCGGACGGCACCTACACGATGTCGGGGCTGTTCCCCGGCGCCTACCTGGTGCGCGTCCAGGCGGAGGGCTACACGACCCTCTGGTACCCGGCGAGCCCGGACGAGACGGCCGCGCGCGCGGTGCAGGCGCCGGCGCAGAAGACCACCGAGGGCGTCGACCTGCGCGTCGAGGGCGACCCCGCGTCCCTGACCGGCACCGTCGACGTGGGGCAGACCACGCGCGAGGTCACCGTCGACGTCACCGCGACCGCCGCGTGGGACGGCGCCGACCCGACGCTGACGTGGACCACCACCACGCAGGGCGGCACCTACCTGTTCGAGGGCCTGCCCGCACCGGGCACCTACGCCCTGACGTTCACGGCCGAGGGCTACGCGCCGACGACCACCACCGAGCGCGTGCTCGGCGGGCAGGAGCGCATCGCGACCGCAGTGACGCTGGGCGCCGGCACGGGCCAGGTCGCGGGCGTCGTCACCGACGGCGTCAACCGCCTCGGCGGCGTGACCGTCACGACCACGGTCGACGGCGAGGAGGTGCAGGTCGGCACACCGACCGTCGGCGACGTCGGCCGCTTCGTGCTGCCCGCGCTGCCGACGCCCGCGACGTACGTGCTGACGTTCACGCGCGCCGGCTACGGCACCCAGACCCTCGTCGTCGACCTGGGCGCGGGCGAGCAGCGCGACGACGTGCGCGCCGCGCTGCCCGCGGGTGCCGGGACGGTCCGGGGCCGCGTCGTCGACCCGACGGGTGCGGGGCTCGGCGGCGTGCAGGTCGCCGCCGGCGGCGCGGCCGGCGCGACGACGACGCTCACCGCCGGTGACGTCGGCGCGTTCACGCTCGCCGGCGTGGGCGCGGGCGAGCTCACGCTGACGTTCACGAAGCCGGGGTACACCTCGACGACCGTGGCGGTCGACGCCGCGGGCGGCACGGCCGGCACGGTGACGCTGCGGCCCGCGGTCGGCACCGTGACGGGACGGGTCCTGCGCGGGAGCACCGGGGTCGCCGGGCTGACCGTGCGGGCCACCGACGGCGCCGAGGTCCGCACCACGACGTCCGCGCAGAGCGGTGCCCTCGGCGCCGGCACCTACGCGCTCGAGGGCCTGCACGCGGGCCGCTGGACCGTCTCCGTCCTCGACGCCGACGGGCGCGTGCTGGCCACGACGCTCGTGACCGTCGGCGGCGGCGCGTCCGCGCGCACCGACCTGACGGTCCCGGGGTCCTGA
- a CDS encoding carboxypeptidase-like regulatory domain-containing protein, whose product MTPRHLPAGAGATSEAVVTLTNTRDVIAGFGVRVLGVDPTWVHVSDPEPRLFPGATASVRVALTLPADAPAGRSTVTVEVLDLADPAAVSVQEVVLEVPALRRTRVVLDPPTVTAGRQAVFTAVLHNEGNTEHVGGLAAVDPEARAVFTFDPPEVVVPPRASTSVVLTARARRPWVGDPLLRPFEVRTTGPHAPATDAPPAATGVFVQRPRFTRGALALVGLLAAVTVFATVIALALGTVVQRSAADRDLALQVAQARDAAATSGTARIAGTVVELTTGATLSGVSVEVVSADDTSAAVATVATASDGTFAVARLVGGSFLLRVRGAGFAEVWYPAAPSPDDAVEVEVEDGAAAEGLVVVVGGVPATLTGTVTGDDVGGATVQVQMPLDTEPLLGTDVGRDTAEPVAGDGVVVRTVPVGADGTFEVADVPSPAVYDLVVAKTGFATHVQRVDVAAGESRSGLELPLLLGDGTISGTVSGGGGPLGGASVMASSATVRVETVSLTQDAVGSFVLRGLPTPGTYTVVVGADGRAPSTLTLTLGEGQQLTGVDVVLGDAEGALGGAVSVPGGDPGGVEVTVTDGASTWRTAARSGSGTWRLAGVPVPGTYTVTFARADLQSQVQSVSIDGFGRVTSGTASAAGLDVSMRPSTGTLSGTVRQQDAAGTPVPAGNVMVQVASGAVTRTVTTASTPSGAVGQYAVEALPPGTYTVTFTRAGTRSVAQIVVVQAGQDASLSPVLVRPAGVRGTVTRTGSPVAGATVRLFRAADYGMAGAQAVATTTSDPSGEYAFDDVDAPQNYLVEVRVVAGGSVLGVSSPFTLTASEQRTVDVTS is encoded by the coding sequence GTGACCCCCCGCCACCTCCCCGCCGGGGCGGGCGCCACCAGCGAGGCCGTCGTCACCCTGACGAACACGCGCGACGTCATCGCCGGGTTCGGCGTGCGCGTGCTCGGGGTCGACCCCACGTGGGTGCACGTCAGCGACCCGGAGCCCCGGCTGTTCCCCGGTGCGACCGCGAGCGTGCGCGTCGCCCTGACCCTGCCCGCCGACGCGCCCGCGGGCCGCTCGACCGTGACCGTCGAGGTCCTCGACCTGGCGGACCCGGCGGCCGTGAGCGTCCAGGAGGTCGTGCTCGAGGTCCCCGCGCTGCGCCGCACCCGCGTGGTGCTGGACCCCCCGACGGTCACCGCCGGACGCCAGGCCGTGTTCACGGCCGTGCTCCACAACGAGGGCAACACCGAGCACGTCGGCGGCCTGGCGGCCGTGGACCCCGAGGCGCGGGCCGTCTTCACGTTCGACCCGCCCGAGGTCGTCGTGCCGCCGCGCGCGTCGACGTCCGTGGTGCTGACGGCGCGCGCCCGCCGCCCGTGGGTCGGCGACCCGCTGCTGCGGCCCTTCGAGGTCCGGACCACCGGCCCGCACGCGCCCGCGACCGACGCACCGCCCGCCGCGACCGGCGTCTTCGTGCAGCGGCCGCGGTTCACGCGCGGTGCGCTCGCGCTCGTGGGCCTGCTCGCGGCGGTCACGGTGTTCGCGACCGTCATCGCGCTCGCGCTCGGCACGGTCGTGCAACGCTCGGCCGCGGACCGCGACCTCGCGCTGCAGGTCGCGCAGGCCCGTGACGCCGCGGCGACGAGCGGCACCGCGCGCATCGCGGGCACCGTCGTGGAGCTGACGACCGGTGCGACGCTCAGCGGCGTCAGCGTCGAGGTCGTCTCCGCCGACGACACGTCGGCGGCGGTCGCGACCGTCGCGACCGCGTCCGACGGCACGTTCGCGGTCGCCCGGCTCGTCGGCGGGTCGTTCCTGCTGCGCGTGCGCGGTGCCGGGTTCGCCGAGGTCTGGTACCCCGCGGCGCCGTCGCCCGACGACGCCGTCGAGGTCGAGGTCGAGGACGGTGCCGCCGCCGAGGGCCTCGTCGTGGTCGTCGGCGGCGTCCCCGCGACGCTGACGGGCACGGTCACGGGAGACGACGTGGGTGGCGCGACCGTCCAGGTGCAGATGCCGCTCGACACCGAGCCGCTGCTGGGCACCGACGTCGGGCGTGACACCGCGGAGCCCGTCGCGGGCGACGGCGTGGTCGTGCGGACCGTGCCGGTCGGTGCGGACGGGACGTTCGAGGTCGCCGACGTCCCGTCGCCCGCCGTGTACGACCTCGTCGTCGCCAAGACCGGGTTCGCGACGCACGTGCAGCGCGTCGACGTCGCCGCCGGGGAGTCCCGCAGCGGCCTGGAGCTGCCGCTGCTGCTGGGCGACGGGACCATCAGCGGCACCGTGAGCGGCGGTGGCGGCCCCCTGGGCGGGGCCAGCGTCATGGCGTCGTCCGCGACGGTGCGCGTCGAGACGGTCTCCCTCACGCAGGACGCCGTCGGCTCGTTCGTCCTGCGGGGCCTGCCGACGCCCGGCACGTACACCGTGGTGGTCGGCGCGGACGGCCGCGCGCCGTCGACGCTGACCCTGACGCTCGGCGAGGGCCAGCAGCTCACGGGCGTCGACGTGGTCCTCGGGGACGCCGAGGGGGCGCTCGGCGGTGCGGTGAGCGTGCCGGGCGGCGACCCGGGCGGCGTCGAGGTCACCGTGACCGACGGCGCGAGCACGTGGCGCACGGCCGCGCGCTCCGGATCGGGCACGTGGCGGCTGGCCGGCGTGCCGGTGCCGGGGACGTACACCGTGACGTTCGCGCGCGCGGACCTGCAGTCGCAGGTCCAGTCGGTGAGCATCGACGGGTTCGGCCGCGTCACGTCCGGTACGGCGTCCGCGGCGGGGCTCGACGTGTCGATGCGCCCGTCGACGGGGACGCTGTCCGGCACCGTGCGCCAGCAGGACGCGGCCGGGACCCCGGTGCCCGCGGGCAACGTCATGGTCCAGGTCGCGTCCGGTGCGGTGACACGCACCGTCACCACCGCGTCGACGCCGTCCGGGGCCGTGGGGCAGTACGCGGTCGAGGCGCTGCCGCCGGGCACCTACACCGTGACGTTCACGCGGGCCGGGACGCGCAGCGTCGCCCAGATCGTCGTCGTGCAGGCCGGCCAGGACGCGTCGCTCAGCCCGGTCCTCGTGCGGCCCGCGGGCGTGCGCGGCACGGTCACGCGCACCGGCAGCCCCGTCGCCGGCGCCACCGTGCGCCTCTTCCGCGCCGCCGACTACGGCATGGCGGGTGCGCAGGCCGTCGCGACGACGACGAGCGACCCGTCCGGCGAGTACGCGTTCGACGACGTCGACGCACCCCAGAACTACCTCGTGGAGGTCCGTGTCGTGGCGGGCGGCTCGGTGCTCGGCGTCTCGTCGCCGTTCACCCTGACCGCCAGCGAGCAGCGGACCGTGGACGTGACCTCGTGA